One Cryobacterium psychrophilum DNA segment encodes these proteins:
- a CDS encoding thiamine pyrophosphate-dependent enzyme — translation MSQSAGHLIVAQLEAHCVRRVYAVPGESYLDVLDGLHDSPIETVVCRHEGGAGFMALAEGRLTGTPGVVMVTRGPGAANAMIAVHTAWQDATALVLFVGLIPVSDRERDAFQEFSLAGWFGSTAKRVMVLDDSNRAGEMVAEAMHLAASGRPGPVVIGLPEDVLVQQVGVARALVRPVASATPSTTEIAMIAEKLATAQRPLIVAGGDGWDEATGQTLMEWAASVAIPVATDWRAYDVVPHSAAYAGWLGYGRADTLAARLDEADLLLFLGCGRSDVLSDGYTRGFAQPTLLVLPDPSATMHSGRIDQHVLSTPGAFVAKLPTPESARGNRTDDWMTALHRDQQRFATPQPDGGLGVDLGVAFEALERVLPRERVLTYGAGNATIWGHRYLSHMQAHSLVAPRNGAMGLAVPSAIAASLIFPDRQAVAICGDGDFFMNAQEISVAFARGSTPLVVVVDNGIYGTIVQHQRAHYPGRASGTSMTNPDFAAWMRSFGGHGELVERTEDFESALLRALSSGVPALLHLRTDPETMPPSATNTITAARP, via the coding sequence ATGTCACAATCGGCTGGTCACCTCATCGTCGCCCAACTCGAAGCCCACTGCGTGCGCCGCGTCTACGCGGTACCCGGCGAGAGCTACCTCGATGTCCTCGACGGTCTGCACGATTCGCCCATTGAGACCGTGGTATGCCGCCACGAGGGTGGTGCCGGGTTCATGGCATTGGCCGAGGGGCGGCTCACCGGGACACCTGGAGTGGTGATGGTGACCCGTGGACCAGGCGCGGCGAACGCGATGATTGCCGTGCACACGGCTTGGCAGGATGCAACGGCGCTTGTGCTGTTCGTTGGCCTGATTCCCGTGTCGGACCGCGAACGCGATGCCTTCCAGGAGTTCAGCCTGGCCGGGTGGTTCGGAAGTACCGCCAAACGCGTCATGGTGCTCGATGATTCCAACCGTGCCGGTGAAATGGTAGCCGAGGCGATGCACCTGGCCGCGTCTGGCCGTCCCGGTCCGGTTGTTATCGGACTGCCCGAAGATGTTTTGGTTCAGCAGGTCGGGGTGGCCCGCGCCCTGGTCCGTCCGGTCGCCAGCGCCACGCCATCCACGACGGAGATCGCGATGATCGCAGAGAAGCTGGCAACAGCACAACGCCCACTCATCGTCGCCGGCGGGGACGGCTGGGATGAAGCGACCGGCCAAACCTTGATGGAGTGGGCGGCGAGTGTGGCAATCCCCGTGGCAACAGACTGGCGGGCCTACGACGTTGTGCCGCACTCCGCCGCCTACGCGGGCTGGTTGGGCTACGGCCGTGCGGATACGCTCGCCGCTCGGCTCGACGAGGCGGACCTTCTTCTGTTTCTCGGTTGCGGCCGGTCTGACGTGCTCAGTGACGGGTACACTCGCGGATTTGCGCAGCCAACACTGTTGGTTCTTCCCGATCCTTCCGCCACCATGCACTCTGGCCGCATCGACCAGCATGTGCTCAGCACCCCAGGCGCCTTCGTCGCCAAACTGCCAACACCCGAATCCGCCCGTGGTAACCGCACGGACGATTGGATGACGGCGCTGCACCGAGACCAGCAACGCTTCGCAACGCCGCAACCAGACGGTGGCCTCGGCGTTGACCTGGGAGTGGCCTTCGAGGCCCTGGAACGCGTGCTGCCCCGTGAACGCGTACTCACCTACGGTGCCGGAAACGCCACAATCTGGGGCCACCGATACCTTTCCCACATGCAGGCACATTCCCTAGTTGCCCCACGCAATGGGGCCATGGGGCTGGCCGTGCCCTCGGCCATTGCCGCCTCCCTGATCTTTCCTGACCGGCAGGCCGTCGCGATCTGCGGTGACGGTGATTTCTTCATGAATGCACAAGAAATCTCTGTTGCGTTTGCCCGGGGCAGCACTCCGCTCGTGGTCGTCGTGGACAACGGAATTTACGGAACGATTGTGCAACACCAGCGAGCGCACTATCCGGGTCGTGCCTCGGGAACGTCAATGACGAATCCCGATTTCGCCGCCTGGATGAGATCCTTTGGCGGACACGGTGAGCTCGTGGAACGCACCGAAGACTTCGAATCCGCGCTCCTCCGCGCACTGTCCAGTGGTGTTCCGGCACTGCTGCACTTGCGCACCGATCCCGAAACAATGCCCCCCTCAGCAACCAACACGATAACGGCGGCACGTCCTTGA
- a CDS encoding MFS transporter translates to MTIASEVTNVEAGATRQITDKEATKVAVGALIGTAMEWYDFFLFSAAAALVFNVQYFYSENATASALAAFATFGVGLVARPLGGMFFGAMGDKIGRRKTLMITIAGIGIITGLIGLLPTYAAIGVAAPILLVLLRVLQGLFVGGEWSGAMTLVVENAPLHRRARYAAIPQIGSPIGTILSSGGFFLMTYLFSQENFSSFGWRIPFLAAFPMLLLALYIRSRLEESPVFTELVEKGETEKAPIRTTLVNHWKQIIVGMAAGMLGVGGFYLVTAFVVWYGVTTLGYSARLMLLGGMIAAVVEIPVLIVGGRLGERFGASRVIFFGGIVSAIVAVPAFLLIVSGIPVLVVIGMTLAVAALSFPYAASGTVLTGLFPARTRYTGVGFAQNTAGMVSGFVPLLATALVASAGNQWWPAAAILVFLSLFTAVAGHIAPRMSVDLPGFKH, encoded by the coding sequence ATGACGATAGCAAGCGAAGTGACAAATGTTGAGGCTGGTGCGACCCGGCAGATCACAGACAAGGAAGCCACGAAAGTTGCGGTCGGGGCCCTCATCGGCACCGCCATGGAATGGTACGACTTCTTTCTCTTCAGCGCGGCTGCCGCGCTGGTTTTCAACGTCCAGTATTTCTACAGCGAGAATGCCACGGCTTCAGCTTTGGCTGCCTTCGCCACCTTCGGAGTCGGGCTCGTCGCTCGTCCGCTCGGCGGAATGTTCTTCGGGGCGATGGGCGATAAAATTGGCCGCCGTAAGACACTGATGATCACCATCGCCGGTATCGGGATTATTACAGGCCTGATCGGGCTGCTACCCACGTATGCCGCCATCGGCGTGGCCGCACCAATCCTGCTCGTTCTGCTCCGCGTATTGCAGGGCCTCTTCGTCGGTGGTGAATGGTCTGGTGCCATGACACTTGTCGTTGAGAACGCACCCCTCCACCGCCGGGCGCGCTATGCCGCAATCCCGCAGATCGGCTCGCCGATCGGAACGATCCTCTCGTCGGGAGGGTTCTTCCTCATGACGTACTTGTTCTCACAGGAAAACTTCTCCTCCTTCGGCTGGCGAATCCCGTTCCTGGCGGCCTTTCCGATGCTTCTGCTCGCGCTCTACATCCGCAGCCGTCTTGAAGAGTCCCCGGTTTTCACCGAGCTCGTAGAAAAGGGCGAGACGGAGAAGGCACCCATTCGGACCACCCTCGTGAACCATTGGAAGCAGATCATTGTTGGCATGGCTGCAGGCATGCTCGGCGTAGGTGGGTTCTACCTGGTGACGGCGTTCGTCGTTTGGTACGGCGTCACCACGTTGGGGTATAGCGCTCGACTGATGTTGCTCGGCGGCATGATCGCTGCGGTCGTTGAGATACCGGTGCTGATCGTCGGAGGCCGCCTCGGGGAACGGTTCGGCGCCAGCCGAGTCATCTTCTTCGGCGGCATCGTATCTGCCATTGTTGCGGTTCCAGCTTTCCTGCTGATCGTCAGTGGAATCCCGGTACTGGTCGTCATCGGTATGACCCTTGCGGTCGCCGCGCTCTCATTCCCCTACGCGGCGTCCGGCACGGTGCTCACCGGCCTGTTCCCGGCACGCACGCGGTACACCGGTGTTGGGTTTGCCCAAAACACCGCAGGGATGGTCAGTGGATTCGTTCCGTTGCTCGCTACGGCCCTGGTCGCCTCCGCTGGCAATCAGTGGTGGCCTGCGGCAGCCATTTTGGTCTTCCTGTCACTGTTCACCGCCGTCGCAGGCCACATTGCCCCGCGCATGAGCGTCGACTTGCCCGGTTTCAAGCACTAA
- a CDS encoding PucR family transcriptional regulator, protein MNTLAGPQNVESAKEGANRWSALLAKLSVDDLTDHFLNRVLRVPGYDILPLPSSEIRRTGAASFAALIRGLHQGNEGSSGRAERLAIATHVGVSRARAGIPIESLMTAIRLDFSILWGELTSIADDADAGLLVRHTDRVWDMVDSYASQTQTTYMAERERMHNEESSVRQGYVAALFGEMRPPAEMLSHIADELRIAETAPLCVALAIGKEMAGLRVVVASAAQRDAEIFTHHLGDGLVAFWPCDERPGSAVQEAASQISNLRLGLLKAVQGIADLPDAARLARELAHLLTPEDSEALTMPVAWARIARLRLAASGSPITADVDAALARCGVGERARLIEGVRVYLSSGSIAASAEALFCHRNTLMNRLRRFADVTGVDVTVPQQAARLVVAWA, encoded by the coding sequence ATGAACACCCTTGCCGGCCCACAAAATGTTGAATCAGCCAAGGAAGGGGCCAACCGGTGGAGCGCGCTACTGGCCAAGTTGTCCGTCGATGACCTGACCGACCACTTCCTCAACCGTGTTCTTCGCGTTCCGGGGTATGACATCCTTCCGCTTCCCAGCAGCGAGATCCGCCGCACCGGAGCAGCCTCCTTCGCCGCTTTAATTCGAGGACTGCACCAGGGAAACGAGGGCAGCAGCGGGAGGGCAGAACGATTGGCCATCGCCACCCACGTTGGTGTCTCGCGTGCACGCGCCGGGATTCCAATCGAGTCCTTGATGACCGCGATCCGCCTGGACTTCTCGATCCTGTGGGGTGAGCTGACTTCTATCGCCGATGACGCTGATGCAGGACTTCTGGTACGCCACACCGATCGAGTGTGGGACATGGTGGATTCCTATGCCAGTCAAACTCAAACGACCTATATGGCCGAACGGGAGCGCATGCACAACGAAGAATCCTCGGTACGGCAAGGGTATGTGGCGGCGCTCTTCGGGGAGATGCGCCCCCCCGCCGAGATGCTCAGCCATATCGCTGACGAACTGAGGATCGCAGAGACTGCACCGCTCTGCGTTGCGCTGGCGATCGGGAAAGAAATGGCGGGATTACGTGTCGTCGTTGCTTCGGCGGCTCAGCGCGATGCGGAGATCTTCACCCATCACCTCGGTGACGGACTCGTGGCATTCTGGCCGTGCGACGAGCGACCCGGGTCAGCCGTTCAGGAGGCGGCGTCACAAATCAGCAATCTTCGTCTCGGGCTATTAAAAGCCGTGCAGGGCATCGCGGACCTCCCCGACGCCGCGCGCCTCGCCCGTGAGCTTGCCCATTTATTGACTCCTGAGGACAGTGAGGCGCTCACGATGCCCGTCGCCTGGGCGCGCATCGCCCGGCTACGGCTTGCTGCATCGGGATCGCCTATCACGGCTGATGTCGATGCTGCGCTGGCCCGCTGTGGCGTTGGAGAAAGAGCCCGACTGATCGAGGGGGTACGTGTGTACCTCTCGTCGGGAAGCATCGCCGCTTCTGCGGAGGCCTTGTTCTGTCATCGAAACACCCTGATGAATCGCCTCCGCCGGTTTGCTGATGTCACCGGGGTCGATGTCACAGTGCCACAACAGGCTGCCAGGCTCGTGGTCGCTTGGGCGTAG
- a CDS encoding RraA family protein, with product MDETLQSKLEHVEFPTLGHFIDEGFCNPSIKAIAPTMRVVGRARTVSVPDSDAAGVNVAIMRAQPGEVLVVDLGDDAIHACIGAVTIAAIQTVGLAGVLVNGLVTDLDDLERVGLPVFARGSTSMTTKRRGTGNSTFDVPVQVGGVTVNPGDWVLGDRNGVLVATDETLEAVIDAALENDAVEPDLLARMRAGTPLAELLYIGG from the coding sequence ATGGATGAAACGCTGCAATCGAAACTCGAACACGTCGAGTTCCCAACACTGGGGCACTTCATCGATGAGGGGTTCTGCAACCCGTCGATCAAGGCGATCGCACCCACTATGCGGGTGGTCGGCCGCGCACGCACCGTGAGCGTTCCCGACTCCGATGCCGCAGGAGTCAACGTCGCAATTATGCGAGCGCAACCCGGAGAGGTGCTCGTCGTTGACCTCGGCGACGACGCGATCCACGCCTGCATTGGCGCGGTGACGATCGCCGCGATTCAGACGGTCGGTCTCGCCGGCGTGTTGGTGAACGGCCTCGTCACCGATCTAGACGACCTTGAGCGCGTAGGCCTCCCGGTCTTCGCTCGCGGTAGCACTAGTATGACCACCAAGCGACGCGGTACCGGCAACTCGACCTTCGATGTTCCAGTGCAGGTCGGTGGCGTCACCGTGAACCCGGGCGACTGGGTGCTCGGTGACCGAAACGGCGTACTCGTCGCGACCGATGAGACACTTGAGGCAGTCATCGACGCGGCTCTCGAAAATGATGCAGTCGAGCCCGATCTGCTCGCCCGCATGCGTGCAGGCACTCCGCTCGCCGAGCTGCTCTACATAGGCGGCTAG
- a CDS encoding TRAP transporter large permease: protein METIPLLVALVVLLILLLSGIPVAFSLAVTGVVGLALMSGGDIVGSVIAGTSYTAVGRSGLVVVPLFILMGMFTLHSGIAEQLFALAAKVLKRLPGGLAIATIFASAGFGAVSGSSMASVSTIGKLAISEMVRHGYNRGFAGAAVAVSGSLAVLIPPSVILVLYGAVTGESVGSLLIAGIIPGVLSAIMLTSFALFLPWRKPALVDGSQGRQLAEKAKAAGKDHQIEQMDPVKISAASVTRALIAIALIFLTVMGGIYTGIFTPSESAAVGAVVAMLLLISQHIKKPRVMLKNLSSSVWDTVSLNSMIFMILVGAGIFSYFLVASGVPTAISKFVVSLDIAPELTVILLLLILIPAGMFLDSISLLVITVPLVYQPIMDLGFNGIWLGILVVKLIELGMITPPIGMNVFVTAGTTKGLGVHEVFKGVIPFYIADVGIIAILFAFPSIVTWLPDLSSAVG, encoded by the coding sequence ATGGAAACTATTCCCCTTCTTGTCGCACTCGTCGTACTTCTGATATTGCTGCTCTCGGGCATCCCCGTCGCCTTCTCACTCGCAGTGACCGGCGTCGTGGGTCTCGCCCTAATGTCTGGCGGAGACATCGTCGGCAGTGTTATTGCGGGAACCAGCTATACCGCCGTCGGTCGCTCCGGTCTCGTGGTCGTACCGCTATTCATATTGATGGGCATGTTCACGCTGCACAGCGGTATAGCCGAGCAATTGTTCGCGTTAGCGGCCAAGGTTTTAAAGCGCCTGCCCGGCGGACTTGCAATCGCCACGATCTTCGCCTCGGCCGGCTTCGGCGCGGTCTCAGGCTCGAGCATGGCGAGCGTCAGCACAATCGGTAAGTTAGCGATTAGCGAGATGGTGCGCCACGGTTACAATCGCGGCTTCGCGGGTGCGGCGGTCGCCGTATCGGGTTCGCTCGCTGTTCTCATTCCGCCGAGCGTCATCCTGGTGCTCTATGGGGCGGTCACGGGTGAGTCAGTTGGAAGCCTACTGATCGCCGGCATCATCCCGGGTGTGCTCTCCGCCATTATGCTCACGAGCTTTGCGCTGTTTCTCCCATGGCGCAAGCCTGCGCTCGTAGACGGCTCCCAGGGGCGCCAGCTCGCCGAAAAGGCTAAGGCCGCTGGCAAAGACCACCAGATCGAGCAGATGGATCCAGTGAAGATCAGTGCGGCTTCGGTAACTCGCGCACTGATCGCTATCGCCCTCATCTTCCTCACCGTGATGGGCGGTATTTACACCGGCATCTTCACCCCCAGCGAATCGGCCGCAGTCGGCGCCGTTGTGGCGATGTTGCTGCTTATTAGCCAGCACATCAAGAAGCCGCGTGTGATGCTTAAGAACCTGTCAAGTTCGGTGTGGGACACTGTTTCGCTAAACTCGATGATCTTTATGATCCTTGTTGGAGCTGGTATCTTTTCGTACTTTCTGGTCGCATCGGGTGTGCCCACCGCGATCTCGAAGTTCGTGGTGAGCCTCGATATTGCACCGGAGCTCACGGTGATCCTGCTGCTGCTGATCCTCATACCCGCCGGTATGTTCCTCGACTCCATTTCGCTGCTCGTCATCACGGTTCCGCTTGTCTACCAGCCGATCATGGATCTTGGCTTCAACGGCATCTGGCTTGGCATTCTGGTCGTGAAGCTCATTGAGCTCGGCATGATTACCCCTCCGATTGGGATGAATGTGTTCGTCACGGCCGGCACGACGAAGGGCCTCGGCGTGCACGAGGTATTCAAGGGAGTGATCCCCTTCTATATCGCCGACGTTGGCATCATCGCGATCCTGTTCGCATTTCCGAGTATCGTCACTTGGCTGCCGGATCTCTCATCTGCAGTCGGTTAA
- a CDS encoding TRAP transporter small permease subunit → MTTQVSPPKKHALRRAIHGVSIVFAFVAAAAIAFMMVATVADVASRYFTGAPIPGVTEVGEVLMVTSVFLGLAFAEYRNAHVRVTIVLEKLPPRLAAMISSVCMLLVLVTLAWMVWVTTGRALESIEQNEFRFGLVQIPVWPGRVAIALGFAAYFFEAVLRLSDNVRNAFAKEVAPVNASTDLY, encoded by the coding sequence ATGACAACTCAAGTCTCGCCACCGAAGAAGCATGCGCTGCGGCGCGCGATCCACGGGGTCTCAATCGTGTTCGCGTTCGTCGCAGCTGCGGCGATCGCGTTCATGATGGTCGCCACCGTCGCCGATGTCGCGAGCCGCTACTTCACCGGCGCCCCGATCCCCGGCGTAACGGAGGTCGGCGAAGTACTCATGGTAACGAGCGTGTTCCTCGGTCTCGCATTTGCAGAATACCGTAACGCTCACGTTCGCGTGACTATCGTTCTTGAGAAGCTCCCTCCGCGCCTAGCAGCGATGATCAGCTCCGTCTGTATGCTCCTCGTGCTCGTGACGCTCGCCTGGATGGTCTGGGTGACCACCGGGCGAGCACTCGAGTCGATCGAGCAGAACGAGTTCCGATTCGGTCTTGTGCAGATTCCTGTCTGGCCCGGTCGCGTAGCGATCGCACTCGGGTTCGCTGCCTACTTCTTTGAGGCAGTGCTGCGTCTCAGCGACAACGTGCGCAATGCCTTCGCCAAAGAGGTCGCACCCGTCAACGCCTCGACGGATCTCTACTAA
- a CDS encoding C4-dicarboxylate TRAP transporter substrate-binding protein, producing the protein MMKKHSMSIAVFAIAALALTSCSAGGGGSNSGGDSGEESFSLKLASYQPPGAAEPEATLKWIEKVNEATDGRVDVEYMYQEALLPGAEILKGVGDGRAEMGYVADAYYPGELPLTNISGVPFITSSAEAQGKAFAELYETNEAFRAEWDKQGVHVLMWAPVPPNTVALTEPAKDLSGLKGRKVRQIGFSAEAFQQVGITPVAISHSEVYEALQRGVIDGVSGGSLDILTDRDYQEIAPNFMDLRAGNYAVSAVIINKKLWDGLPADVQEAMNTASEDYLDMYLEVLVQHEDAACTKLLDAGGTITTLDQNEADDWSEQVSPAIKTAWESNVENSGSTGDPSAFYDEYTAEVKKYEAESTYEPALQRCAAR; encoded by the coding sequence ATGATGAAGAAGCATTCCATGTCGATTGCGGTGTTCGCCATCGCCGCACTTGCCCTGACCAGCTGCTCCGCCGGTGGCGGAGGATCAAATAGCGGAGGCGACTCCGGCGAGGAAAGCTTCTCGCTGAAACTAGCTTCCTACCAACCTCCGGGAGCCGCGGAGCCGGAGGCCACACTCAAGTGGATCGAAAAAGTGAACGAGGCTACCGACGGCCGCGTCGATGTCGAGTACATGTACCAAGAGGCTCTACTTCCTGGCGCCGAAATCCTAAAGGGTGTCGGCGATGGCCGCGCTGAAATGGGCTACGTCGCCGATGCCTACTACCCGGGAGAGCTTCCCCTCACCAACATTTCGGGCGTGCCCTTCATCACGTCTAGCGCCGAGGCCCAGGGCAAGGCGTTCGCCGAACTATACGAGACCAACGAGGCATTCCGCGCAGAGTGGGACAAGCAGGGCGTTCACGTGCTCATGTGGGCACCGGTTCCGCCGAACACCGTCGCACTCACGGAGCCTGCGAAGGACCTCAGTGGCCTCAAGGGCCGCAAAGTTCGCCAGATCGGCTTCTCAGCTGAGGCTTTCCAGCAGGTCGGCATCACCCCCGTCGCCATCTCGCATAGCGAAGTCTACGAAGCGCTACAACGCGGCGTCATCGACGGCGTCTCGGGCGGTTCTCTCGACATCCTCACCGACCGCGATTACCAGGAGATCGCCCCGAACTTCATGGATCTGCGCGCTGGGAACTACGCCGTGTCGGCCGTGATCATCAATAAAAAACTGTGGGACGGTCTGCCTGCCGATGTGCAGGAAGCCATGAATACTGCCAGCGAAGATTACCTCGATATGTACTTGGAGGTGCTCGTGCAGCATGAGGACGCTGCTTGCACCAAGCTACTCGACGCCGGTGGCACTATCACCACACTCGACCAGAACGAAGCCGACGATTGGTCTGAACAGGTCAGTCCGGCGATCAAGACCGCGTGGGAGAGCAACGTAGAGAACTCTGGTTCAACCGGTGACCCGAGCGCCTTCTATGACGAGTACACCGCTGAGGTCAAGAAGTACGAAGCCGAAAGCACCTACGAGCCTGCACTTCAGCGCTGCGCAGCTCGCTAA
- a CDS encoding thiamine pyrophosphate-binding protein — translation MALPEARLTGQPGGVMVTRGPCSANAAIAVHTAHQDQTSLLLMIGLVAVADRSRESFQEFDPHAWFGSAAKKDVDS, via the coding sequence ATGGCGCTCCCCGAAGCAAGACTCACTGGTCAGCCCGGAGGCGTTATGGTCACGCGCGGTCCCTGCTCGGCGAACGCGGCTATTGCAGTGCACACTGCGCATCAGGACCAGACCTCGCTTCTGCTAATGATCGGCCTCGTTGCCGTTGCCGACCGGAGCCGCGAGTCATTTCAAGAATTCGACCCACACGCGTGGTTCGGCTCGGCGGCCAAGAAGGACGTCGATAGCTGA
- a CDS encoding thiamine pyrophosphate-binding protein has product MNAATEYPTGETTAESTEARDNLGYAILHLIAGYGVRTIFGIPGTHNLEFYRHLDRLGIHAVTARHEQGAGYAADAWGKRSRLPGVVIATSGPGLLNVLSAAGTAYCESRPMIVLAPGAPLGSEKAELGNLHETKDQIQAAGGVFDVAHRVTSAKEALDAVHDAFARFSLTRPRPIYIEVPLNLLEAKVDASFAMEAPREITPVPMPAAEQLSEVADLLARAKRPLIIAGGGSIDAGEQLQSVAERLSSPVFSTLNGKGVLPESHPLSLGAELRLEASLDYVRDADVLLVLGSKLGVAERRGRGIEANGKVIRVDILDSQRDRNLRSDYALIGDTPAILAAIDCELKQREIQSEPQNSDAMRKRFAAEAAEFDPISDALSARIVSALPHGVMVSGDSSQIFFNGVGSRLQLEEPCAFMYMATYCTLGYALPAAIGAKIADPRRPSVAIVGDGALMFSVQELQTATEQGLDITVICVDNGGYGEIRQNEIDRKIVPVAVNLSQPNWPLVAEAFGGKGFAVKSEDQLEQTIRDAIAAPGVTLVHVPVNLFGAAQPLAVSNSRK; this is encoded by the coding sequence ATGAATGCTGCCACCGAGTACCCGACGGGTGAAACAACTGCCGAGAGCACTGAGGCGCGTGACAATCTAGGGTACGCAATTCTTCATCTCATCGCTGGGTATGGCGTGCGAACGATCTTCGGGATCCCGGGAACGCACAACCTTGAGTTCTATCGGCATCTCGATCGCTTGGGTATTCACGCGGTCACTGCTCGTCACGAGCAGGGCGCGGGGTATGCGGCAGATGCGTGGGGAAAGCGCTCCCGCCTTCCGGGAGTCGTCATCGCTACCTCAGGCCCGGGCCTTCTGAACGTACTTTCGGCGGCCGGTACTGCCTATTGCGAGTCGCGTCCGATGATCGTGCTGGCTCCGGGTGCACCGCTCGGTAGTGAAAAAGCCGAGCTCGGCAATCTCCACGAGACTAAAGATCAGATTCAGGCAGCTGGTGGCGTCTTCGATGTAGCGCATCGTGTCACGAGCGCGAAAGAAGCCCTCGACGCGGTGCATGATGCGTTCGCACGGTTCAGCCTCACGCGCCCGCGCCCCATCTACATCGAGGTTCCACTCAACCTACTGGAGGCGAAGGTCGACGCCTCGTTTGCTATGGAAGCACCTCGGGAGATTACTCCCGTGCCAATGCCAGCGGCCGAGCAGCTGAGCGAGGTTGCTGATCTTCTAGCCCGCGCCAAGCGCCCACTCATCATCGCGGGTGGCGGTTCGATCGATGCCGGCGAGCAGCTTCAGTCAGTCGCTGAGCGGCTCAGCTCGCCGGTCTTCAGTACCCTCAACGGAAAAGGCGTGCTGCCAGAGAGCCACCCGCTGAGTCTCGGTGCAGAACTTCGCCTCGAAGCCTCGCTCGATTATGTGCGCGATGCCGATGTGCTCCTGGTCCTCGGCTCCAAGCTCGGAGTCGCAGAGCGCCGTGGCCGAGGTATCGAGGCGAACGGGAAGGTGATTCGCGTTGATATTCTTGACAGCCAGCGCGATCGGAATTTGCGGTCGGACTACGCACTTATTGGTGACACTCCGGCGATCCTTGCGGCGATCGACTGTGAGCTCAAACAGCGTGAGATTCAATCTGAGCCGCAGAATAGCGATGCGATGCGCAAGCGATTCGCAGCGGAAGCAGCCGAGTTTGATCCGATCTCCGATGCGCTTTCCGCGCGCATCGTGAGCGCGCTGCCGCACGGCGTGATGGTCAGCGGCGACTCGTCGCAGATCTTCTTTAACGGTGTTGGCAGCCGTCTGCAGCTCGAAGAGCCGTGCGCATTCATGTACATGGCGACGTACTGCACACTCGGCTACGCACTTCCGGCTGCGATTGGTGCGAAAATCGCAGATCCTCGTCGCCCCTCGGTCGCGATCGTCGGCGATGGCGCGCTCATGTTCTCCGTTCAAGAGCTGCAAACCGCAACCGAGCAGGGGCTCGATATCACGGTGATTTGCGTCGACAACGGCGGATATGGTGAAATTCGACAGAATGAGATCGACCGCAAAATCGTGCCCGTCGCCGTCAACCTGTCGCAGCCGAATTGGCCGCTGGTCGCAGAAGCGTTCGGGGGCAAAGGTTTCGCGGTGAAGTCCGAGGATCAGCTCGAGCAGACTATCCGCGACGCGATCGCCGCACCTGGTGTGACCCTCGTGCACGTTCCGGTAAACCTCTTCGGCGCCGCCCAGCCGTTAGCGGTATCCAACAGTCGGAAGTAG
- a CDS encoding TerC family protein, with amino-acid sequence MNATPLVWLITIAVTIAFFVYEFFAHVRKPHVPTVAESARWSVFYISLALLFGIGIGLVSGWTFGGEYFAGYLTEKALSIDNLFVFLILMGGFAVPKEYQQKVLMIGIIIAIVLRGIFIAVGATLIENFSWIFYVFGALLLLLAYRQAFNSEESDPANGRVIKFMRRIFPITEEYHDDKLSVKLNGKRFLTPMLLAIVAIGFVDLVFAVDSIPAIYGLTSEAYIVFTANVFALMGLRQLYFLIGGLLARLVYLAQGLAVILGFIGIKLVFHALYINELPFINGGEGVGWAPEIPIWFSLLFIGATVAVATVASLLKTRGKPATPSADATQDEVLKDA; translated from the coding sequence GTGAATGCGACCCCCCTCGTCTGGCTCATCACCATTGCCGTCACGATAGCCTTTTTCGTATACGAATTTTTCGCCCATGTGCGCAAGCCGCACGTGCCTACCGTGGCTGAGTCCGCCCGCTGGTCAGTGTTTTACATCAGCCTCGCGCTGCTCTTCGGCATCGGCATCGGCCTGGTGTCGGGCTGGACCTTCGGCGGTGAGTACTTCGCCGGATACCTCACGGAGAAAGCCCTGTCGATTGACAACCTCTTCGTGTTTCTCATCCTGATGGGCGGTTTTGCCGTGCCGAAGGAATACCAGCAGAAGGTGCTGATGATCGGCATCATTATCGCGATCGTCTTGCGCGGCATCTTCATCGCGGTCGGCGCCACCCTCATTGAGAACTTCTCCTGGATCTTCTACGTCTTCGGCGCGCTGCTGCTCCTGCTGGCCTATCGACAGGCGTTCAATTCGGAGGAGAGCGATCCTGCCAACGGGCGAGTGATCAAGTTCATGCGGCGCATTTTCCCCATCACCGAGGAGTACCACGACGACAAGTTGTCCGTGAAGCTGAACGGCAAACGGTTCCTCACCCCGATGCTGCTCGCGATCGTGGCCATCGGCTTCGTCGACCTGGTCTTCGCCGTCGACTCGATTCCCGCAATTTACGGCCTCACGAGCGAGGCGTACATCGTCTTCACCGCTAACGTCTTCGCCCTGATGGGCCTGCGTCAGCTGTACTTCCTGATCGGCGGCCTGCTGGCGCGCCTCGTCTACCTCGCCCAGGGCCTCGCCGTCATCCTCGGGTTCATCGGCATCAAACTGGTCTTCCACGCCCTGTACATCAACGAGCTCCCGTTCATCAATGGCGGAGAGGGCGTCGGGTGGGCTCCGGAGATTCCGATCTGGTTCTCGCTGCTCTTCATCGGTGCCACGGTCGCCGTGGCCACGGTCGCCAGCTTGCTCAAGACGCGCGGCAAGCCCGCGACCCCGTCCGCGGACGCCACGCAAGACGAGGTTTTGAAAGACGCCTAA